A genomic region of Polypterus senegalus isolate Bchr_013 chromosome 17, ASM1683550v1, whole genome shotgun sequence contains the following coding sequences:
- the srsf2b gene encoding serine/arginine-rich splicing factor 2b, with product MSYGRPPPDVEGMTSLKVDNLTYRTSPETLRRVFEKYGRVGDVYIPRDRYTKESRGFAFVRFHDKRDAEDAMDGMDGAVLDGRELRVQMARYGRPPESHHGRRGGPPRRYGSYGGRRTSRSPRRRRRSRSRSRSRSRSRSRSRYSRSRSRSYSRSRSRSKSRTPRRTKSKSKSKSPSRSRSRSKSRSRSRSRTPASVRESKSRSRSKSLPKSPEEEGAVSS from the exons ATGAGTTACGGCAGGCCGCCGCCTGATGTAGAGGGTATGACTTCACTCAAAGTGGATAATCTTACTTACCGCACCTCTCCGGAGACGCTGCGCCGTGTCTTTGAGAAATATGGCCGTGTGGGAGATGTGTACATACCCCGCGACCGCTACACTAAAGAGAGCCGAGGCTTCGCATTCGTGCGTTTTCACGATAAACGCGACGCAGAAGACGCAATGGATGGAATGGACGGTGCAGTTTTAGACGGCAGAGAGTTGCGAGTTCAGATGGCTCGATACGGAAGACCACCCGAATCCCACCATGGCAGACGCGGGGGCCCACCCCGGCGATATGGAAGCTACGGGGGAAGAAGAACTAGTAGAAG CCCTCGACGTCGTCGGAGAAGTCGGTCCAGAAGCAGGAGCAGATCTAGGTCCCGTAGTCGGTCACGATACAGCAGATCCAGGTCTCGCTCCTACTCTCGCTCTCGGTCACGCTCCAAATCCCGGACCCCACGCAGAACCAAGTCAAAGTCCAAGTCCAAGTCTCCATCCAGGTCTCGCTCCAGATCGAAGTCCCGTTCCAGATCCCGCAGTAGAACACCAGCATCAGTCAGAGAGTCCAAGTCCCGGTCCAGGTCCAAGAGTTTGCCCAAGTCCCCAGAAGAAGAAGGAGCAGTGTCCTCATAA